The Sphingosinicella humi genome has a window encoding:
- the mreD gene encoding rod shape-determining protein MreD, whose protein sequence is MNRIALTQSDVRRADRRRRYVPVASTIAASLLTLLPVIVTSPIVPDFAFLTLIAWRLLRPEIWSATTALPLGLLNDLLAGHPLGQSMALWTIVFLAFDLLDSRVLFRDYWMDWFFATLAILFYVWSGWVIGRLMGSDTAFAVVAPQLIASVFAFPLVARVVLALDRWRLSR, encoded by the coding sequence ATGAACCGGATCGCGCTCACCCAAAGCGACGTCCGGAGGGCGGATCGGCGGCGGCGTTACGTGCCGGTCGCCTCGACCATTGCCGCATCTCTGCTGACCTTGCTGCCCGTGATCGTGACCTCGCCGATCGTCCCGGATTTCGCCTTCCTGACCTTGATCGCGTGGCGCCTGCTCCGGCCGGAAATCTGGTCGGCGACGACCGCGCTTCCGCTGGGGCTTCTCAACGATCTGCTGGCCGGGCACCCGCTCGGCCAGTCGATGGCGCTGTGGACGATCGTCTTCCTCGCCTTCGACCTGCTCGATAGCCGCGTCCTCTTCCGCGACTATTGGATGGACTGGTTCTTCGCGACGCTGGCGATCCTCTTCTATGTGTGGAGCGGCTGGGTGATCGGCCGGCTGATGGGGAGCGACACGGCTTTCGCGGTGGTGGCGCCGCAACTCATCGCGTCCGTCTTCGCCTTTCCGCTGGTGGCCCGGGTCGTCCTTGCGCTAGACAGGTGGCGTCTGTCGCGATGA
- the mreC gene encoding rod shape-determining protein MreC, which produces MAPPKTRRPGFSRRAQYGLFIGYVVAVGGVLFAVLLLIVAMVDPRGFNALRGAALDATLPISSAGRAVVRGVTNSGEAVSHYFMAASQNDDLKRQLEATHNRLVEARALELENRRLKRLLKLTKDLTEEVATTRIVSSSFDSSRRLATIAAGRGDGVQIGYPVRAPEGLIGRVVETGHFASRVLLLTDGASNVPVQLAREGTPAMATGLGDGTIEIKPLELGENPFKRGDVFVTSGTGGIYAPGIPVAMVVSADRDRTIARPLADPARIDFAVVQSLYEPAAGEPLAPAPTQTADAAQ; this is translated from the coding sequence ATGGCGCCGCCCAAGACCCGGCGCCCCGGATTTTCCCGCAGGGCGCAATACGGACTGTTCATCGGCTATGTCGTGGCGGTGGGCGGCGTCCTGTTCGCGGTCCTGCTGCTGATCGTCGCCATGGTCGATCCGCGGGGCTTCAACGCCCTGCGCGGCGCCGCGCTCGACGCCACCCTGCCGATCAGCTCCGCCGGGCGGGCCGTGGTCCGAGGCGTCACGAACAGCGGCGAGGCAGTCAGCCACTACTTCATGGCCGCCTCGCAGAACGACGATCTGAAGCGGCAGCTCGAGGCAACGCACAATCGGCTGGTGGAGGCTCGGGCGCTGGAACTCGAGAATCGCCGCCTTAAGCGCCTGCTCAAGCTCACCAAGGACCTCACCGAGGAGGTCGCGACGACTCGCATCGTATCCTCATCCTTCGATTCCAGCCGTCGGCTCGCGACCATCGCGGCCGGCCGGGGCGACGGCGTCCAGATCGGCTATCCGGTCCGGGCGCCGGAGGGGCTGATCGGTCGAGTCGTCGAAACCGGCCATTTCGCTTCCCGGGTGCTGCTGCTCACCGACGGCGCCAGCAATGTGCCCGTGCAGCTGGCGCGCGAAGGCACGCCGGCCATGGCCACCGGCCTTGGCGACGGGACGATCGAGATCAAGCCGCTCGAGCTCGGCGAGAACCCGTTCAAGCGCGGCGACGTCTTCGTCACCTCCGGCACCGGCGGGATTTACGCGCCCGGCATTCCCGTTGCCATGGTGGTATCGGCGGACCGCGACCGGACGATCGCCCGGCCCCTCGCCGATCCGGCGCGGATAGACTTCGCGGTCGTGCAGAGCCTTTACGAACCGGCGGCCGGCGAACCGCTTGCGCCGGCGCCGACGCAAACGGCGGACGCGGCGCAATGA
- a CDS encoding rod shape-determining protein produces the protein MSLMRFLKFPSHDMAIDLGTANTVVYVRGRGVVLNEPSVVAIETINGVKRVKAVGDDAKLMMGKTPDQIEAIRPLRDGVIADIDVAEQMIKHFIQKVHGKRRFPRWPEIVICVPSGSTSVERRAIRDAASNAGASAVYLIEEPMAAAIGADMPVTEPIGSMVVDIGGGTTEVAVLSLRGLAYTTSVRVGGDKMDEAISSYVRRNHNLLIGEATAERIKQQVGIAKPPADGDGLTVHIKGRDLVNGVPKEITINQRQIAEALSEPVGTIVEGVRIALENTAPELAADIVDQGIVLTGGGALLQGLDEVLRDETGLPVTVADDPLTCVALGTGRALEEEIFRGVLTTA, from the coding sequence ATGTCCCTGATGCGTTTTCTGAAGTTCCCGTCGCACGACATGGCCATCGATCTCGGCACGGCGAATACGGTCGTCTATGTGCGCGGGCGCGGCGTCGTTCTGAACGAGCCCTCGGTGGTCGCGATCGAGACGATCAACGGCGTCAAGCGCGTCAAGGCGGTCGGCGACGACGCCAAGCTGATGATGGGCAAGACGCCCGACCAGATCGAGGCGATTCGCCCCCTGCGCGACGGCGTCATCGCGGACATCGATGTCGCCGAGCAGATGATCAAGCATTTCATCCAGAAGGTTCATGGCAAGCGCCGCTTCCCGCGCTGGCCGGAGATCGTGATCTGCGTGCCCTCGGGCTCCACCTCGGTCGAGCGCCGCGCCATCCGTGACGCCGCCTCCAACGCCGGCGCCTCGGCGGTCTATCTGATCGAGGAGCCCATGGCCGCCGCGATCGGCGCCGACATGCCGGTGACCGAGCCGATCGGATCGATGGTCGTCGACATTGGCGGCGGCACCACCGAAGTCGCGGTCCTCTCCCTGCGCGGCCTCGCCTACACCACCTCGGTGCGGGTCGGGGGCGACAAGATGGACGAGGCGATCTCCTCCTACGTCCGCCGCAACCATAACCTCCTCATCGGCGAGGCGACGGCCGAGCGCATCAAGCAGCAGGTCGGCATCGCCAAGCCGCCGGCCGACGGCGACGGTCTCACCGTCCACATCAAGGGCCGCGATCTCGTCAACGGCGTGCCCAAGGAGATCACGATCAACCAGCGCCAGATCGCCGAGGCGCTGTCCGAGCCGGTCGGCACCATCGTCGAGGGCGTCCGCATCGCGCTCGAGAACACCGCGCCGGAGCTTGCCGCCGACATCGTCGACCAGGGCATTGTGCTGACCGGCGGCGGCGCGCTGCTGCAGGGGCTGGACGAGGTGCTGCGCGACGAGACGGGCCTCCCCGTCACCGTCGCCGACGATCCCTTGACCTGCGTTGCCCTCGGCACCGGCAGGGCGCTGGAGGAGGAGATCTTCCGCGGCGTCCTGACCACGGCCTGA
- the mutL gene encoding DNA mismatch repair endonuclease MutL, with protein MSIRRLPEHLVNRIAAGEVVERPASVLKELVENAIDAGATRIAISLGGGGTDRIEVTDDGCGMSPADMALALERHATSKLPDDAIERVATLGFRGEALPSIASVARLRVESRIRGADGWASDIDNGRLVEEGPAALPPGTRITVEDLFARVPARRKFLRSPRSEYGACLDVVKRLAMARPDIGFSLDHDGRRSLSVQPGEDRPARVAALTDRGLADNSVAIDYERGPARLGGVAGLPTFNRGVADHQYLFVNGRPVKDRLLIGAVRAAYQDLLARDRHPILALFIDLPGEEVDVNVHPAKTEVRFRDSGNIRGLIIGGLRHALDSAGHRSAQRPSAAALGNWQQEPAQAMRSPSFPMPTPGQGNWFGLPRGQTEPTGVWDRHPQYAAPLQARAEPATESPPHAGTFPLGVARGQVAATYIVAEAEDGLVLVDQHAAHERLVLERMRAAMANGGVASQALLLPEVVELDEPACDRLEGRAAELAEMGLELERFGPRAMLVRATPALLGQGDINGLVTDLADELAAYDEALSLKERLDHVAATMACHGSVRAGRLLSVAEMNALLREMEVTPHSGQCNHGRPTWVKLGHGDIEKLFGRK; from the coding sequence ATGTCAATACGCCGTCTTCCTGAACATCTCGTCAACCGCATCGCCGCCGGTGAAGTCGTGGAGAGGCCGGCCAGCGTGTTGAAAGAATTGGTGGAAAACGCGATCGATGCCGGCGCCACGCGAATCGCCATTTCGCTCGGCGGCGGCGGCACCGACCGGATCGAGGTGACCGACGACGGCTGCGGCATGAGTCCGGCCGACATGGCCCTGGCGCTGGAGCGCCACGCCACCTCGAAACTGCCCGACGATGCGATCGAGCGGGTGGCGACGCTCGGCTTTCGCGGCGAGGCGCTGCCGTCCATCGCCAGCGTCGCCCGGCTGCGGGTCGAGAGCCGGATACGGGGCGCGGACGGCTGGGCGAGCGACATAGACAATGGCAGGCTCGTCGAGGAGGGGCCGGCCGCGCTTCCGCCGGGCACGCGAATCACCGTCGAGGACCTGTTCGCGCGGGTGCCGGCGCGGCGCAAGTTCCTGCGCTCGCCGCGCTCCGAATATGGCGCCTGCCTCGATGTCGTGAAGCGGCTCGCCATGGCGCGGCCCGATATCGGCTTCAGCCTCGACCATGACGGCCGTCGCAGCCTGTCGGTCCAGCCGGGGGAGGACCGGCCGGCGCGGGTGGCGGCACTCACCGACCGGGGCCTCGCGGACAATAGCGTCGCCATCGACTATGAGCGCGGTCCGGCGCGGCTCGGCGGCGTGGCCGGCCTTCCGACCTTCAACCGCGGTGTCGCCGATCATCAATATCTTTTCGTCAACGGCCGGCCGGTGAAGGACCGGCTGCTGATCGGCGCCGTGCGCGCCGCCTATCAGGACCTGCTCGCGCGCGACCGCCACCCGATCCTCGCGCTTTTCATCGACCTTCCCGGCGAGGAGGTGGACGTCAACGTCCATCCCGCCAAGACCGAGGTCCGCTTTCGAGATTCCGGCAACATCCGCGGCCTCATCATCGGCGGCCTCCGCCACGCGCTCGACTCCGCCGGCCACCGCAGCGCCCAGCGCCCGTCCGCGGCGGCGCTCGGCAACTGGCAGCAGGAGCCGGCGCAGGCGATGCGCAGCCCGAGCTTTCCGATGCCGACGCCGGGGCAGGGCAACTGGTTCGGCCTGCCTCGCGGACAGACTGAACCCACCGGCGTCTGGGACCGGCACCCGCAATATGCCGCTCCGCTCCAGGCGCGGGCCGAGCCGGCGACGGAGTCGCCGCCGCACGCGGGCACTTTCCCGCTCGGCGTCGCACGCGGCCAGGTCGCCGCCACCTATATCGTCGCCGAAGCGGAGGACGGGCTCGTCCTCGTAGACCAGCATGCCGCGCACGAACGCCTGGTGCTCGAGCGGATGCGCGCGGCGATGGCCAACGGCGGCGTCGCGTCGCAGGCGCTTCTGCTCCCCGAGGTGGTCGAGCTGGACGAGCCGGCCTGCGACCGGCTTGAAGGCCGCGCCGCCGAGCTCGCCGAAATGGGTCTGGAACTGGAGCGGTTCGGGCCGCGTGCCATGCTCGTCCGCGCCACGCCGGCATTGTTGGGGCAGGGCGACATCAACGGCCTCGTCACCGACCTCGCCGACGAGCTCGCCGCCTATGACGAGGCGCTGTCCCTGAAGGAACGCCTCGACCATGTCGCCGCTACCATGGCCTGCCACGGCTCGGTCAGGGCGGGGCGGCTGCTGTCGGTCGCCGAGATGAATGCCCTGCTCCGGGAGATGGAGGTCACGCCGCACAGCGGTCAGTGCAACCATGGCCGCCCGACCTGGGTTAAGCTCGGACATGGCGACATCGAGAAACTGTTCGGGAGGAAATAG
- a CDS encoding SAM-dependent methyltransferase, translating to MKAVPILLMTALASCAPASPEGGSQGTLAVTTVRKPDVRYEPSPRPVVREMLELAKVGPQDVVYDLGSGDGRIPIMAAEVFGARGVGIDIDPERIAEAQANAREAGVTDRVSFRNEDLFEADFSDATVVTLFLSPDVNLKLRPILLRQLKPGTRVVSYWHDMGDWKPEGTVSTERANIYLWTIPPG from the coding sequence GTGAAGGCCGTGCCGATCCTGCTGATGACGGCGCTGGCCAGCTGCGCTCCCGCGTCCCCGGAAGGCGGATCGCAAGGGACATTGGCGGTCACGACCGTTCGCAAGCCTGACGTCCGCTATGAACCGAGCCCGAGGCCGGTGGTGCGCGAGATGCTGGAGCTTGCCAAGGTGGGGCCGCAGGATGTCGTCTACGACCTCGGCTCGGGCGATGGGCGGATTCCGATCATGGCCGCCGAGGTTTTCGGTGCGCGCGGCGTCGGGATCGACATCGATCCCGAACGTATCGCCGAGGCGCAGGCGAATGCGCGCGAGGCGGGAGTCACGGACCGTGTGAGCTTCCGCAACGAGGACCTCTTCGAGGCCGATTTCAGCGACGCGACGGTGGTGACCCTGTTCCTCTCACCCGACGTCAATCTCAAGCTAAGGCCGATCCTGCTCCGTCAGCTGAAGCCGGGCACGCGGGTCGTCAGCTACTGGCACGACATGGGCGATTGGAAGCCGGAGGGCACCGTTTCGACCGAGCGGGCGAACATCTATCTGTGGACGATTCCGCCGGGTTAG
- a CDS encoding GNAT family N-acetyltransferase, with translation MIFAESERLRLRRLRDDDLEPLIRNWSDPAISRYTSRRPDLRGFLTQIVADMQAKLPGETEPGGPWYQFVIERRENGLAIGDIGVGFGIPGERQVELGYRLHPDHQRRGYAREAVAAIIDYLVDSHAIHRFVAVTAAPNTASIALLRSLGFRKEGEFRQSFLCDGAWLDDEYYALLASEWTVRRT, from the coding sequence ATGATCTTCGCCGAGTCGGAAAGGCTCCGGCTGCGGCGGCTGCGTGACGACGATCTCGAGCCGCTGATCCGGAACTGGTCCGATCCGGCCATAAGCCGCTACACCAGCCGCCGACCCGACCTCCGCGGTTTCCTGACCCAGATCGTCGCCGACATGCAGGCCAAGCTGCCGGGCGAGACGGAGCCCGGCGGCCCCTGGTATCAGTTCGTCATCGAGCGGCGGGAGAATGGGCTGGCGATCGGGGACATCGGCGTTGGGTTCGGCATACCCGGCGAGCGTCAGGTCGAGCTCGGCTATCGCCTGCACCCCGACCACCAGCGCCGAGGCTATGCCCGGGAGGCCGTGGCGGCGATCATCGACTATCTGGTCGACAGCCATGCCATTCACCGCTTCGTCGCCGTCACCGCCGCGCCGAACACGGCCTCGATCGCCCTCCTCCGATCCCTCGGCTTTCGCAAGGAAGGCGAGTTTCGCCAAAGCTTCCTCTGCGACGGCGCGTGGCTGGACGACGAATATTATGCGCTCCTCGCCAGCGAATGGACGGTGCGGCGAACCTAA
- the ilvC gene encoding ketol-acid reductoisomerase, whose product MQVYFDSDADPALIRTKRIAILGYGNQGRPQALNLRDSGVEQLRVALREGSSSAGDVRADGLDVMTPAEAAAWADIMVMLFPDEEQGQVYREALAPNLRQGAALIFAHGLAIRFALIEPRDDLDVFLVAPKGPGTALREEYLKGSGLISLFAIHQDATGSARPLALSYGSAIGSGRVGMLETSFAEECEADLFNEQAVLWGAIPELIQAGFDTLVEAGFSPEVAYLECLTEVKLIADLIYARGIAGMREAISNTAEFGALKGGERIVTADTRTEMRRILRDVRNGSFVKDLLSDAENGYALLKASRARASAHPIEQARARLERLKDRP is encoded by the coding sequence ATGCAGGTCTATTTCGACAGTGATGCCGATCCGGCGCTGATCCGGACGAAGCGGATCGCCATCCTGGGCTATGGCAATCAGGGCCGACCGCAGGCGCTGAACCTGCGCGACAGCGGCGTCGAGCAGCTACGCGTCGCTCTGCGCGAAGGCTCGTCCAGCGCGGGTGACGTGCGGGCCGACGGCCTTGACGTCATGACGCCGGCCGAAGCGGCGGCGTGGGCCGATATTATGGTCATGCTCTTCCCCGACGAGGAGCAGGGCCAGGTCTATCGTGAGGCGCTGGCGCCCAACCTCAGGCAAGGCGCCGCGCTCATCTTCGCTCACGGCCTCGCCATCCGCTTTGCCCTGATCGAGCCGCGCGACGATCTGGACGTGTTCCTGGTGGCGCCCAAGGGTCCGGGCACGGCGCTGCGCGAGGAGTATCTGAAAGGCAGCGGGCTCATCTCGCTCTTCGCTATCCATCAGGACGCGACGGGATCGGCCCGTCCCCTCGCCCTCTCCTACGGAAGCGCCATCGGCAGCGGCCGGGTCGGGATGCTGGAGACGAGCTTCGCCGAGGAATGCGAGGCCGACCTGTTCAACGAGCAGGCGGTGCTCTGGGGCGCCATTCCCGAGTTGATCCAGGCCGGGTTCGACACGTTGGTGGAAGCGGGCTTCTCGCCCGAAGTCGCCTATCTTGAATGCCTTACCGAGGTGAAGCTGATCGCCGATCTCATCTACGCGCGCGGCATCGCCGGGATGCGGGAAGCCATCTCGAACACCGCCGAGTTCGGCGCGCTCAAGGGCGGCGAGCGCATCGTCACCGCCGACACCCGCACCGAAATGCGCCGCATCCTCCGCGATGTCCGAAACGGCAGCTTCGTCAAGGATTTGCTCTCCGATGCTGAGAACGGATATGCGCTCCTGAAAGCCTCCCGCGCCAGAGCGAGCGCCCATCCCATCGAGCAGGCGCGGGCCCGGCTGGAACGGCTCAAGGACCGGCCATGA
- the miaA gene encoding tRNA (adenosine(37)-N6)-dimethylallyltransferase MiaA, which yields MDSPARTKLALIAGATASGKSALALALAERQAGTVINADSAQVYRDLRIVSARPSEAEEARAPHRLYGYRDGAVACSAADWADDAKAAIREAQQQGRLPILVGGTGLYIRTLLEGIAPIPPIDPDIRAEVRALPVAEAHALLVREDPMAAERLRPSDTTRVARALEVVRSTGRPLGEWHREKVGGIAGDVRLVPLILLPPRDWLYTRCDRRFETMMEEEGLAEVESLLERRLDPALPVMRAIGVPEIAAFLAGELSREQALEAGRIATRQYAKRQYTWFSRQPPAAWPRFTEPLDCEGLANALARLEEQIGS from the coding sequence ATGGATTCCCCTGCAAGAACGAAGCTGGCGCTTATCGCGGGAGCAACCGCGAGCGGCAAGTCGGCTCTGGCCCTGGCGCTGGCCGAACGGCAAGCCGGCACGGTCATCAACGCCGACAGCGCCCAGGTTTACCGCGACCTCCGTATCGTTAGCGCCCGGCCTTCTGAGGCGGAGGAAGCTCGCGCCCCTCACCGCCTCTACGGCTATCGCGACGGCGCGGTCGCCTGCTCCGCCGCCGACTGGGCGGATGACGCCAAGGCCGCAATTCGCGAAGCGCAGCAGCAAGGTCGGCTGCCGATCCTCGTCGGCGGCACGGGGCTGTACATCCGAACGCTCCTGGAGGGGATCGCACCCATTCCGCCAATCGATCCGGACATTCGGGCCGAGGTGCGCGCCCTTCCCGTCGCCGAGGCTCACGCCTTGCTCGTCCGCGAGGACCCCATGGCCGCCGAGCGCCTGCGGCCGAGCGACACAACCCGGGTCGCGCGCGCCCTGGAAGTCGTGCGCTCGACCGGGCGGCCGCTGGGCGAATGGCACAGGGAGAAGGTCGGCGGCATCGCCGGCGACGTGCGCCTCGTCCCGCTCATCCTCCTGCCGCCGCGCGACTGGCTCTACACCCGCTGCGACCGGCGCTTCGAGACGATGATGGAGGAGGAAGGCCTGGCCGAGGTGGAGTCGCTTCTGGAGCGTCGGCTCGACCCTGCCCTCCCCGTGATGCGCGCCATCGGGGTGCCGGAGATCGCCGCCTTCCTCGCGGGCGAGCTCAGCCGGGAGCAAGCGTTGGAAGCCGGCCGCATCGCCACCCGCCAATATGCCAAGCGCCAATATACCTGGTTCTCGCGCCAGCCGCCGGCGGCGTGGCCGCGCTTCACCGAGCCGCTCGATTGCGAGGGGCTGGCAAATGCCCTAGCCCGGCTCGAGGAACAGATAGGAAGCTGA
- the serB gene encoding phosphoserine phosphatase SerB has protein sequence MFIATLIAARRLSSGDISTAEDALREHGIEPMGRSWIEADVACDILFSADPVLAKAALEGLIPGVDLVVQGEAGRRKRLLVADMDSTMITVECIDELADYAGRKAEVAEVTERAMRGEIDFEAALRERVILLKGLEEAVLDRCHAERVRITPGARALVRTMRREGAYCLLVSGGFSRFADQVASAIGFNLAASNRLLIEEGRLTGLVEEPILASEGKVEALVNAAAQQQVDLADCLAIGDGANDIPMLQAAGLGIAYHAKPKVAAGADARIEHGDLSALLFAQGYSRDDWEA, from the coding sequence ATGTTCATCGCCACCCTGATAGCAGCCCGCCGCCTTTCCAGCGGCGATATTTCCACCGCCGAGGATGCGCTGCGCGAGCATGGCATCGAGCCGATGGGCCGCAGCTGGATCGAGGCGGACGTAGCCTGCGACATCCTGTTCTCGGCCGACCCGGTCCTCGCCAAGGCGGCACTGGAGGGGCTGATCCCCGGCGTGGACCTGGTCGTCCAGGGCGAGGCGGGGCGGCGCAAGCGCCTGCTCGTTGCCGACATGGATTCGACGATGATCACCGTCGAGTGCATCGACGAGCTCGCCGACTATGCCGGTCGCAAGGCCGAAGTCGCCGAAGTCACAGAGCGTGCCATGCGCGGCGAGATCGATTTCGAGGCCGCCCTTCGCGAGCGCGTCATCCTCCTCAAGGGGCTGGAGGAAGCCGTTCTCGACCGCTGCCACGCCGAGCGGGTGCGGATCACGCCGGGTGCCCGGGCGCTGGTCCGGACCATGCGGCGGGAGGGCGCTTACTGCCTGCTCGTCTCCGGTGGATTCTCGCGTTTCGCGGATCAGGTGGCGAGCGCCATCGGTTTCAACCTCGCCGCTTCAAACAGGCTGTTGATCGAGGAAGGAAGGCTCACCGGTCTGGTCGAGGAGCCGATCCTGGCCTCCGAAGGCAAAGTTGAGGCCTTGGTCAATGCGGCCGCCCAGCAGCAGGTCGACCTTGCCGATTGCCTCGCCATCGGCGACGGCGCCAACGACATACCGATGCTGCAAGCCGCGGGCCTCGGCATCGCCTACCATGCCAAGCCGAAGGTCGCCGCAGGCGCGGACGCGCGGATCGAGCATGGCGACCTCAGCGCCTTGCTCTTCGCGCAAGGCTATTCACGGGACGATTGGGAGGCCTGA
- a CDS encoding SPOR domain-containing protein: MHHRQYLFIAATAVAAFLAAPAAADVKAGVDAWNAGNFTAAVAEWRPLADKGDADAQFNMGQAYRFGKGVPKDLRITQSWYQKAAQQGHEKAQANLGILLFDTGKRAEAMPWIKKAADRGDPRALYVLGTAHFNGDLVAKDWPRAYAMMTRAAAAGLPPAANSLAEMDKYVPAADRQKGIALARQIGNGGSVASPPKGPAPKPPRVAGAAKPAPAAKTPAAKPAAAPVATGRWRVQLGAYSSADSAREQWTAASKKIAALKGLHPYYEPAGKLTRLRVGPLADKAAAEGLCASVKAAGQGCYIVAP, encoded by the coding sequence ATGCATCATCGCCAATATCTGTTCATCGCCGCGACCGCTGTTGCGGCCTTCCTTGCCGCGCCCGCCGCCGCCGACGTCAAGGCGGGCGTCGACGCCTGGAACGCCGGCAATTTCACCGCCGCTGTCGCCGAATGGCGCCCGCTCGCCGACAAAGGCGACGCCGACGCGCAGTTCAACATGGGCCAGGCCTATCGCTTCGGCAAAGGCGTGCCCAAGGACCTTCGCATCACGCAAAGCTGGTATCAAAAGGCCGCGCAGCAGGGCCATGAGAAGGCGCAGGCCAATCTCGGCATCCTACTGTTCGATACGGGCAAGCGCGCCGAAGCGATGCCCTGGATCAAGAAGGCGGCGGACCGGGGCGATCCGCGCGCGCTCTATGTGCTCGGCACGGCGCACTTCAATGGCGATCTCGTGGCCAAAGACTGGCCGCGCGCCTACGCGATGATGACGCGCGCTGCCGCCGCCGGTCTGCCTCCCGCCGCGAATAGCCTGGCCGAAATGGACAAATATGTTCCCGCCGCCGACCGCCAGAAGGGCATAGCTCTGGCTCGGCAGATCGGGAATGGCGGCAGCGTAGCCAGCCCGCCCAAGGGACCGGCACCGAAGCCGCCCCGGGTCGCCGGAGCGGCGAAGCCCGCTCCTGCCGCCAAGACCCCTGCCGCAAAACCCGCAGCGGCTCCCGTCGCAACCGGCCGCTGGCGCGTCCAACTGGGTGCCTATAGCAGCGCCGATTCCGCGCGCGAGCAATGGACGGCCGCGAGCAAGAAGATCGCGGCTCTCAAGGGCTTGCACCCTTATTACGAACCCGCGGGCAAGCTGACCCGCCTGCGCGTCGGGCCTTTGGCCGACAAAGCCGCCGCGGAGGGCCTTTGCGCTTCGGTCAAGGCGGCGGGACAGGGCTGCTACATCGTCGCGCCCTAG
- a CDS encoding ParA family protein, with the protein MRVLALSSQKGGSGKTTLSGHLAVQAQRVGHGPVCLIDIDPQGSLADWWNEREDEMPAFAQTTVARLAADLEVLRQQGFRLAVIDTPPAITMAIQSVIQVAELIVIPTRPSPHDLRAVGATVDLCERAGKPLIFVVNAATPKAKITYEAAVALSQHGTVAPVTLHHRTDFAASMIDGRTVMEVDPNGKSAREVAELWDYISDRLEKNFRRTVFAAPGGISPHALQRPAAGGFGRRVVGQ; encoded by the coding sequence ATGCGCGTCTTGGCACTGTCGTCTCAGAAAGGTGGATCGGGCAAGACCACCCTGTCCGGCCATCTGGCCGTGCAGGCGCAGCGCGTCGGCCACGGCCCCGTCTGCCTTATCGATATCGATCCGCAAGGCTCGCTCGCCGATTGGTGGAACGAGCGCGAGGATGAAATGCCCGCTTTCGCCCAGACCACTGTCGCGCGCCTCGCCGCCGACCTCGAGGTGCTGCGCCAGCAGGGCTTCCGCCTCGCCGTCATCGACACGCCGCCGGCCATCACCATGGCGATCCAGAGCGTCATCCAGGTGGCCGAGTTGATTGTCATTCCGACTCGCCCCAGCCCGCACGACCTGCGCGCCGTGGGCGCCACGGTCGATCTCTGCGAACGCGCCGGCAAGCCGCTCATCTTCGTCGTCAACGCGGCGACGCCCAAGGCGAAGATCACCTACGAGGCCGCCGTCGCCCTGTCGCAGCACGGCACGGTGGCGCCGGTAACGCTCCACCACCGCACCGATTTCGCCGCCTCGATGATCGATGGCCGCACGGTGATGGAGGTCGACCCCAACGGCAAGTCGGCCCGCGAGGTCGCCGAGCTGTGGGACTATATTTCCGACCGGCTCGAAAAGAATTTCCGCCGCACCGTCTTTGCCGCTCCGGGCGGCATCTCGCCGCACGCGCTGCAGCGTCCCGCGGCGGGCGGTTTCGGCCGCCGCGTGGTGGGCCAGTAA